The Bombus pascuorum chromosome 5, iyBomPasc1.1, whole genome shotgun sequence genome segment GTTCTaggtaatttcttttttaatttatgtacgATTAAGAGTATCATTtcctgaaaaattattttctttatctccTTCTTTGCTTATTACTTACTGAATATCTACATTGCTGAACAAGGAATCACTTTATGAGACATTCTTTCTTTATGACATGTAATTACAGTACatgtttcaataaatattttgttcttagattaatttatttcttcgtaacaaaaatagaaagtGCAATGTACATTATAGGCAACTCATTTGGAGCAAATGATAGATCAACGACTGGATTACTAAAAACTTCAACTGCTGTGATAAGAACCATGAATCAAGATGCATTTGAAATGTTAGAATACCCATTTATTACGATGCAACAGTACCCGCCAGGATTTATTTTGCATATCGGTAAGCATTTCATTATTTAGATATCTTAATTTATGTCTATTTACGACTTTGTCGCAAAGTTTAATCATAAAGCGTGTACTTTGAGACAGGTGGTCTTGTAAGCTCAAGATCAGTCAAACTTCTCGAAAGGATCAGCAATTTAGAAGAACCCGAGAGTCGTGATGCCTGGTGGAAAGAAGTTAGAATGGAAGTTCGATCGCATGCAAGAGCATTAGCGTGTAACGTAGTGATTGGTTACAAAGAGGAAACTAGTATTTGGTAAAAATTAGGATAGGACATTTAAACGTAGTTTATAATAACATTGTTTTACGCTTTTTACCGTTACTCTTTATCTTGTAGCGATGATGTCTGCGTGTTAAATGCATATGGAACTGCAGCAGTAATTAATCTTCATAGCTCAAGTCAGGATGTAGACAATGTTTTTGTTAGCAAAGCACAATCTGGATCCGGTGTTAATGCCACGGAAGCAGAACGCGAGAAAGCTCAACAGAAATCTGCACCTATAAAAGTAGAGAAAAGCGATACGGATACGTCTGTGCCAACTTCTACGCAAATCCACAAAGTAAGGCATATGTCAGAGAGTAAAGATCACGAGAGAGATGTCCAATCTCAAAGTAAATGCAGTCTCTGTCATCTACCGTACAACGAAGCGAGTGTTCCGTTTCGTGTAAACGTTTCAAAATGCGGCATATGCAAACGTGCCAGAGTACCGGATGTGATGTTCACTACTATAGAGTTACCAGAAAACGTATTAATGACCGGACGAGGATGCATCATTCAAGCTACCGCGTGTAAAGCTAAGAAAGACCTCAGAGGAGAATTAAATGCCAAGGAGATATCCGATTGCTTACCATTTTTAGAATACGAATTGCATAGTTTACtcttaaacaaattaaaggtCAAAGGAATGAATTCGATATTTGGCTTGAAGCTACAGATCTCTGTCGGTGAACGATTAATCATTGGTATGGCTGTGGGTACGGCTATATTTTTAACCGCCTTACCAACACCCTCTGTTCCACAAATTGCTTCTGGAAATTCTTGGCATAAAGAGGAGCAATTAGCAGAAATTCAGAAAACTTTAGTCGAAACGGTCAAACAGAACAGAGAATTCTATCGGCTCAAATCTGTTGGGGTAGGTGCTTTATTGatcatttttgaaattgaaaataatcaataatcaACTTACGTATTTGTTGTAGGATGTTGAAAATGGACGTGTCACAACTTCTGATACCGATGAGTCGGACGATGATCTCCCAGATTTAGATTTTAGCGTAGGTCCGAGAGATACTTGCGTGCTAGAAGTCGATGACATCGAAGATATGGATAGAATATCGTTACTGATGGATGATAGGCCTCCGGAGGATTTCCACGTAGTAAATACTCAAACGATTCCTGGTTTAGACGATTTGGAAATCGTGAGGAATTTGCAAATGTTTACTCAAATTTCGAGAACGAAAATTCCCGCTGGACAATTTGCATCAATGCCCTCTAAATATTTTGCTAGATTACTTCAGGTACCGTTGTATTTAGTTTTCAATCGTTAATTTACGtgtaataaaatcattattaatttaatctacGATTAAATTATTGATCTTTCGTTTCAGTctgtatatttcaaattaagaAGAATGATCCCCTGTGCGCTTTGTGACATGCAATTTAAGTTGGCGCTTCCCGAGCCAGATGAAATACAATTCACAGTAATTGGTATGGCCCTTGGATTAGGAGAtcctgtaaaaataaataaatccaaGAAAAAGCTGATAAGTCATTCTACAAGTAAAGACCAAGTTAAAAGACAAGGTAGGTACCATAAGTTGTTTACAAATTCTTGTTATACTCgaagtatttattaattaaaatgtattatatatttagatGATAACGATATGATATTTAATCTTGACGTGGATCATACGGAAGTCTCGTCGGATAACGTATCTAGCAGTAACGTGAATTCAACTACCCTAGTTCATGCGCCATCGCTGAAATCCCGGACTCGTTCGCCATTACGATCCAAGATTTTTACAACACGTAAACATAAACATGTAAGTgttgtaaaaagaattatcttAGGAAGCATACGATTAAGACGATTttgattataaattgtaattgaaaCGAACAGGTGCCTTTAAAGGGAAGGTACGGTGTAGATATAACACCTCTGTCTTATCTACCTGGTGGCCGCATAGAAAGGTATCTAGGAAATTTAAACTTCTTCTTCATTCGTGAGAGCACATCCATCAGAGAAGTTAGTACTGGTTTTTACACGAATGGatataagaaataacaaattaacgaaaattaataatcttcTACCTATTACAGAATGGTGGTCTGAGTGGATTTACTCATAGTTTTGTGATGGAAGTTTTGGCAATCGTTCGTGCGCATATTACGGCCTTGGGTGGTAATGCGATGGTGGCGTTTTTTATGACCAAGTGCGTACTCCTCCACAGTCCGCACAAAAATCAAGtacgtataattttgttaaccTTTAGTAAGCTCGACTGATGGAATATAGCTAagggaaagttatattttagGGTCAATGTTTGATAAATGTCGGTGGAGATGTGGTTTCCGTGTCGTATTTCACAGACGAAAAACACTGTGGTGTTTCAAATTGCTGACCCCAACCTCCACATTCTGCACCTCCATAGCTACAACCGCACTCCGAGAAGCAACGTCGAAGATTTGACTTCTCGCTGATCGACGAACTTCATTAATCGTTTTGGACAGATCGTATCTTTTATCTTGCAATCCTGTGATAGGATAGGgtttgtaaatattcgaatcTTTAGCGTATAAGTACTATAAGTTACGAGAACTCGATCAATGGATTTAGATAAGTTTATcaaatttcgtaaatttaGTCAAGCGGCTTTCTCTAACGAAAACGATAATTGTGTTACAAGACGCACATGTTCGATTCAGCACGGTCTTAGGTAGGCCTTTTAAAGAATTCTAAATGCTGCTTCGGTGATTAGGTGCCTTGAACAATTGCACAGAAAATTTGCGAACAGTTCTTTTGTCCAACGAAATACACAGTCGTTGGAGGCAAATTGTACGATTCAGGCATCTGAACGGATTCCCATTTCTCGTTCGGTtgtaacaataacaataaaaaggGAAGACGTAGACACTTCCTAAGTTCTGACACAGATGAAAGTGCGGTGATCGATGTTAGTGTGGATAAGCGACCGCTCTCTTTGAAGGATGGTAACTATCGACGTTGCTGACTCGTAAAAACGAATTTGCCAGTAAACATCTGTTTATAATTTTGCAGATATTAGAATAAGAGAAGGGTATACATCTAAACAATCTTGATCGTTATGGGACAGAAATTTAAGTTTCACGACCTTTTTGTCTAAGGTTGGGGAATATCCAAATTCCGAAATTCAAAGCTAcgtaaaatgtacaaaattagATTACGGGACAGAGTACGGCTTACGAAGTATCCTGTGTATTTGGATTGTTACGCACGTGTCTCCAATCCTTTACATTTGGTCGTTGTTCGTCGATAGTCGTACTAATTTATTGTTATCGATTTAACGCTTATTCTGCGAGAACTAAACAACGTCATAAATGTGCATTGTAAAACGTgtttgtgttttattttaacatagttattaattattaatcccTCTGTTACAatgtgattaaataaaatcgtcgtgtaattgaatattaaaattttttaaattacgtttttatattaaagcatcctgtattttatttgtttcttaacAAGCAGAAAAAGATGATGTTATACAACaactttattataattttaaatgttgaaatttaataaacgattaaaatagttaaataGTACATAAAACTGGCTGTTAAAGttgttttccaattttacatCGTAACGCGATGACGCAAAAACGCTACTAattgttttatcgaaaaaaaCAACTAAAGAGTCATCGCATcttataaagaagaaataaattagcGTTCACCAGTGCAAGTCGTTAATGCTAtcattatagaatttattagcAAGGAgatggaaggaaaaaagaaacttcttaaacagtttttaaatgaaatcaGAAGCTACGCGATACACGAGTAAATTGTCGGGAATTTTAATTAGATAGCCATTACTTTTGCTCGCTTATCGTTATCATCagatttaattattcgatattaagGAAAAACACAAATTGATATATGCAATATGAATACAAGTAAGGATCTCTAAATGGGGTTTGCagacatttttttcttcttttgcagCTGGACGATGCGGTGAATTAAACTGTTGGATCGTTTCAAGTGCGAAGCGTCGTTTGCGTCGTATTTAACGACGCCTTCCAAAGCGTAGGAAAACATGATCCACGTCCTGTCTCTTAACGCCACTGTCCAGTAACGGGATGCTTTCGTGAAAccctataaattataatttcattacgatcgtttcattaaatgtcctttttttttcttcttcgtaatGGAAGTTCTATCTCTACAGTTAGGACATCGCGAATGttttaaaacgaagaaataccTGATATATGATTATCCTTGTCATCGATATAGCTTTCCATCTCTGAACCAAGTTCGTATATCCTTGAAAGAGCGGCGCAAACCTTCCGGATCCTCGGTGGAAGATCATCCAAGAAGCCAGGATTACATTGGGTTGGTAAAGCTGCCAGGACATTGTTATAGGATATGGCCATGGTTGTTATTGAAAGGAGGATCACGATCGTTGGGCTCATCATCCTTTAAAAAAAGACATATTCTTCGTATAAAcgctattaaatatatcggAAGGTTTCGACAGAATTATACGCGTATTTCGGACGAAGGAAGTTTCAAGGAgattaaaagcaaaagaaagtGGATGCACTTTCGCTGACAAGAGAATCAGCTCGTTTCCTGTGAATACGCGACAGCCTGGAggagaattaattttcagaCAACGAGTACGGTTCAACGACATATTTTTAACGCGGCTATCGTACAACTGGACCAAAGTTAAACTATAAAACGTCACTGTTCTTCGTGAAATAAACggtaatttcaaatatcttacTCTTTTGCTTTACCCAGTGATaatcaaatttgtaaataaaattatcctaagaaataaaagaatcatcTCAAGGTGCAAAATTATGCGAATGGTATAAAACATCTAAGAGGAAAATGGTTGAAAAAGGATCGCTTAATGTTTGTTTAGGATATGTATTGCGTTACACAAGACGGAATCGGAgtatcgaagaaataaaatacgcCGATTCCGATGTGATCTCCGAGGTGATCCGAGAGTCGGGAAATCGTATTACCAGCGTTACGTGACTGGAATGTTTAGtagttttcaatttattcgaactaaatataaaacgaacaCCACGGGAGTTAAATCGACGTCGAAGGAAACGGACAAACGAAACGCGCCTTTGTCGTAGTCGATGGCCAAGAAGCTGAAGAATGCCGGCTGCTATGTATGTACTTACATACCTGTGTACAACTTGATGgctgaaaaataaagaggggaaaagaaaatcgaagaagGGTCGTACGAAAAACCCTTAGGTCGTTTTCGAACAAGTTTTAAAAGACGTTAAAGTACCGACAAATCGATCAACGCATACGTCGTACGTGTAAACGAAAGTATATACCTACTTGAGCGATTTTATCGTGCGTTTGATTAATAGTAATACTTGAAGCGTATTATCATTCAGATACTAATAGCGAACACTTGCTATCGATATGTTTAACGATGTCATTGGAGGTAATTACATACACGGAATATACTCGAGTTCTATTGTTCTGTGTTTGTAAATAGATATCGATGACActgagaaatttaaatgtaattactGCTTCACTGCAGTATATCGTATATCCATTGTGTTATCTATTCGCTGTATGGAAGTATAAGAGAAGTTTCTCTTCGGAGATATTTCACGTCTTCTTCAAAGCGGGTTGTTGCGCATCATATAGTATATGTGTAACGTTCTAAACGGTACTTTACCATGGTACTATTCGCCATACTCTTGGTTTTGTTGTCGAGAAGAGTCagcaaagaagaaaggaaacgatGCGCGCGACAGAATGTTCGGAATGAGATCAGGAATTGAATTTGAACGCTTTGTAGCTTTCTGTCATTCTGTTCGACCAGCTTAAAGCGCGTTCTTGAAAGTTTAGCTGTATTCTAGCTCGAACGTCCAAACATTTTCCGCGTGCAAAGCGACGTTGATAcaaaaaatcaattatttacgatcgaataaaacgaatacGATAGAACGAATAATCATACGTTTGTAGGAGCGATAAAGCGGTGAAAAGAGGGGAAAGCGATAAATTAGCATTTTTGTTCGCATCTTGCAGCGTATAATTCGGCAAGAAAGGATCGACTCGTAAATAATTCGAACGCCTATCGATAGTTAATTAACGGAATAGAATCAGTTGGAATTGCTTCGGTGACCTCGTGCCCTCCATCCCCTGCGGCGATCAAGAAATTATCTCTTTTTCCATCTTTCAGCCTCGACTAAACCCGTATCAAACTTGTTAATCGTAACATCCAAAAGGATTAATCGTTGGCTATAAAATGTTTGGAATACAGCACCGATATTCTAGCGTGTTCGAAAGGGGAATGGAAGAATTGGAGCGAAGCTTGTTTAACGAGAGAAGCGTAATTCTATAACGAAAGTAATTTCTGCCAACGGTGCAACCTTTACAAATTCCAATTCGCTCACTCGTTTTTACAAAGTTCCTTTCGAATAGCATAGGGCTTTTAAACTTtacgaatttcatttgttttatataaaacagtCGACCGGTAATTGCGTTACCGAAGTCGCCCCATCTCCTTTAGGCGACTGGAATCGCTTCcggttaatttaattttgctaaAAGGTAATTTACTAAGAGAGATACCGCGCGGCACGTATGATTTCGCAGGAAATTGGTCTTTTACAACATTTTCAAACGCTCGCGAGATACGCGCTTCTTGCTTCTTAAATATTCCAGGGAGCTAAGACGGAATACCAAAGGACGAAAAGATGAACATAAACGAACATAGTACAAGTTTTATGCTCTCGAGTCGAAGCAAAACGCGTGAGATACGTGGAAACGTCTGACCCAAGCCGACGTTTACTACTTAACATCATAGTTCTCCTTGCCACGCTAATAAAACGAGCGCCTTGTCTTTTTACGATAGTCCGACGCTTCTTATTTCTCGGACATGAGAAAAATGAATCGATCGTCCGTATTTCGTCTCATCTCGAGGAAGCGACATATCTATATCATCGGAAGATCCGTCGACGCGCGGTAAAAGGACGACGCGAGAGCTTGATAATCGTCCGTTTGAAAAAATAACGCCCGTAACGACCGACAAATAGCTTTTTGACTGTTTCTCGAATCGACCCATCTACCACGATCTTTTTCTACGCCCTCGATTTCGATCCGATCGAGTGTCACAGCGAGCACACGATTCTCCGCGTGCCGTTCTTTCTCCGACGAACCTTAAAATTCGAGCCAGTTGCGAAAACAACGACCGTTTATCTTCTAAACACTTTGGATCGAACAATGATTAAATTTGCAAGCAGGGGATGTTAACAAAGGTTCATTGGAATTACTTGCTCGCGCTGTTTTAGGAAGACCTATGTAAATCTTGATGAACAGCTTGGGACACTCGGCGAGCTGTCCCTCGAGCTACCCTCGCGGCAGATCGATCAAGAAACCGAACAGATATCGCTCGCGGGAGATTTCAAGAGGAAATGAACGTCAGCTCTTAATCGAGTTTGTATCTGAAATATCGTCGCACTAGTTCACGGTCTTGTTCTATCGCGCGATGCGAAGAAGGGAGAAAAGCGACGAAACGAATGGAAGCTTGAGGGAAACGTTTGAAAAGAGCACGGACCGtgaaattttcacgaaaaagATTAGCATAGTCTTGTGGATAGGGCAAAAGGAGAGGCATGTTAACGTAAACGTTGTACGATGTGCAGGATTAAAGGTAAACGTagattaaatgtaataaagttctgtaggtgaaacgttcgtaagaaacgtttgaaaataaagaagaaaggaaaattctttgaatcgagatggagaaataaaatactcgaTCGCTGGTCGTCCTTACGATAGACGCGAATAGACTGTCCGGGATGTCAACTCTGTGCAATCTATAACAAGGCCGCTTATGGTACCTCGTAGACGATCGGGCAGCTTGAACGAAACTTCTGTTTCGACCTCGTCCTTTTCTCGCAATTTCTTGCTGTTACGTCGTGcgtgtttctatttttcttttctttcgtaatatCCTGAAAACGTATCTCCGCGAGATTATATCCTGAATTATAAATACGATCGATGTTAAATATCTTTCACCATgtgttttgtaataattttgttgGTAATGGCTGGGCAACTAATTAACCCAATATCGCGTCTAATCCCATACTGCCAGTGTTCGAGAATAAATGAAAACCGTCGCTACGGGATTAGAAAGATTTACGAAAGACTTTGGTgatataatgtttaataagGAATTACGGTTAAACCGCGTGACTCGGCAGTTTTAATCGTTGCGATCTAAAAGTTCACGCCGGATACGTCTATggtgaaattgaattttgaatttctatGGTAAATCGCATTGTAAAAGAGAGGGATTCGCGGGCAAGAATTTATAACTCACGCACGATGCAGGTAATATAGTAAAAGCATAATATGATTTATACGATCACCGTTGAAAGAATTCCTATGTAGATGTCGAAGAATAACTCGACGATCGTAAAGGATGCGATCGCGTGGGAACGTCGAACGAGATTTATTCGGAAGGAAGGACACGCGCAATTATATCCTATTCCCTATGGAACACATTCAACTTTATAATCTGGAAAAAAGCTTGGAACGCACGCGACAACTTGTATATCACGAATAATCTGCATAATGGAatcttttgattttataaatttcagtttctttgTGTTTCGGTTACTCGTGTCTACGATATTTTCCTACTAAGTATCTTTGATAATTACTCGTCGTACAGCCACTCTAAGGAAAAGGAGTTCAAcatcttaaaaaatatcaaatttcctGTATCGTTCGTCGCTTGTTTGCTgcgatgaaaaattgtaaaacagaGGGACGTTCGTTttacgtatgtacgtacgtacatgATGTAGTCGGGTGTGGAgaaaagtatttcaaaataacgGTAAATAATCGTAGATCGGAGGGTGGGCAAAGAATGTCGCGACGGTATGCGTATATATTGGAATTTCTTTCGACCGACGAACGTTTCGCGGACGTACGTTATACCGTTGGCCCGCGTGTTTTACAAGGACAGGCGACGTTACAAACCATCCCCTGAGACAGAATGTTCCACATTGTCGACCGAAATTAATGTTTGCGTTTGGAACAAGCTCGTTTCTTCCCCCGTCGCGTAAAAATGACGTTCATGCGTGCAGGTGTGCGATCgattggaatttttcatttatacaaTCTCCGGTGTAGAAACGAGCAGGATGACAGTATCAACGTAATGGACGCGTTAAAACGTTCACCAAATAAGAGACAAAGTTGTGTAAAATGTCCGATAAAACCTCTCGTTAAAAACTGAATCAAAGTCttaaaaagaagattaatAAGAGGCTGGCTTGGAGCTTGATTACAGTGGCTTAGGGAGAAACCTGATTCGtaacttaatttaaaaaattgattaaaaaaccTGGCGAGGGTTGGCAGGGACGTGACGAATATTCTCATGCAACAAGTAACGAGTCCCGGGAGTCATCAAAGTTTCAACTTTCCGTTACGTTTATGAATAAAACGCAGCCTCCCTTCCAAAACTTGCGTACCTGGCTCTTCGATGACTCGTAATTCGCAAATTATTCTAGGGATTCGGATTTAACGTTCGTTCTTGCGATCTAATGAAAAGGGGACGAATGACGGTACGTCAGGTATCTGGGAGTACGAATACCTGTTGCCTGTTCACGAACGCAGAGGTCCAAGATAACGCACGAACGTCGAAGAAACTGCGACGTGGACGATCCTTGCGAATGCTGCTCGATTCACTGGACACTGGACGAACGGCGAATACGGGGGCTGATGTGCGATATACGTCTGTGGTAAGATCCAAAGATACGATGATAGTGCGGAGATACGCGAGAGATCAGCCCTTAAATACGCGCCGTTTCCACGGCCATGCGCGTTTCAACGAAGAGCCAGGCGAAATCGCACGCATATTACACCCTCTCATCTCGTAGTTGACgtacattttcaatttcccCGTCGACAcactgaataaaaatttcatgaaaacgTTGGTGGTTACGTAACAGAGGGTGCCTTTTCTCTTATCCAACTGCCTTCGTTGCCGCTCGTTTTCTTGCTTGAACGCGTTGCCTGCAAACGAGATTTTTAACGGTCAAATAGTCGCTTCGAACGGCACGACTCTCTAG includes the following:
- the LOC132906680 gene encoding myosuppressin → MMSPTIVILLSITTMAISYNNVLAALPTQCNPGFLDDLPPRIRKVCAALSRIYELGSEMESYIDDKDNHISGFHESIPLLDSGVKRQDVDHVFLRFGRRR